DNA sequence from the Streptomyces sp. NBC_01497 genome:
TCGATCTGGTGCAGTCCGCCTACCGCGGCGATGCGAGCCGGGGCGGCTGGACCACCGAGGCGGACATCCTCGAAGGGCAGCGGACCGACCCGCGGGGTGTCCTCGACGTGATCGAGGCGCCGGACAGCCGCCTGATCGTCGCGGAGCGCGACGGAGGCATCGTCGCCTGCTGCCAGCTGGAGGACCGGGGCGAGGCCGCCGCCTACTTCGGCATGTTCGCGGTGCGTCCCGGCCTGCAGGGAGCGGGTGTCGGCCGGCGGGTCATCACCGACGTGGAGCGCATCGCCCGTGACGAACTGGGCGCGCGCGAGATGCAGATGACGGTCATCTCCGTACGGGAGGAGCTGATCGCCTGGTACGAGCGGCGCGGTTACCGGCGCACGGGCGTGATGACGCCCTTCCCGTACGGGGACGAGCGGTTCGGCAAGCCCACCAGGGACGATCTGCGCTTCGAGCTGCTCGTCAAGGGGCTCACCGACGCCGCGCCGCTCTCCGACGCCGCGACGGAGGGCCGGCCGAGCCCGGCGGACGCGTTCCCCGCGAACCGCTGAGCGACGGCGCGTCGCCGGTGAAGCGCTGACGGGGAGCCCCGCCCGGCGGGCGCGGCCCCGCTCGCGTCGTGGCGGGGACGCGGGCCCCGCCGGGTCCAGGCCCTGGGGCGGCGGTCACGGCCGGGCCCGCCGCGAGGCACGGACCGTTCTCCGAACCTCATGCCCGATGCCCGATGCCCGATGCGCGGGGCCCGGTGCCCGGGCCCGATGCGCCCGGTGCCGTCAGGCGCCGGTGCGGGTGGCCTCGCGGATCTCCGGCCGGTCCGTGGTCACCCCGTCCAGCCGGAACGCCCGCGCGAGCCGCAGGTGGTCCTCCGTGTTGACGACCCAGCCGAGCACCCGCAGCCCCTCGGCGTGCGCGCGCTCCACCACCTCCAGGGTCAGCCGCCGGATGTTGAGTGCGAGGGTCGCGACGCCCGCGGCCTTCGCCCGGTCGACGATGTCCCCGCCCCAGCGGCTCGCGATCAGCACCGTCCGCACGCCGGGCACCAGCCGGGCGATCTCGGCGACCGCCTCGTCGTGGAACGAGGACACCTCCACCCGCTCCACCAGAGAACGCTCGTGCATCACCGCCGCCAGCGCCCGCGCCGCCGCGGCGTCCTTGATCTCGGCCTGGATCGGCGAGGCGACAGCGTCCAGCACCTCCTCGAAGACGGGCACGCGCTCGCCGCCGCCGGCGTCCAGTTCCTTCAGTTCGGCGAGGGTCAGCTCCGCGATCGGGCCGCTCCCGTCCGTGGTGCGGTCCACGGCCGTGTCGTGCATGACGACGAGTGCGCCGTCCTTGCTGAGGTGGAGGTCCAGTTCGATCGCGTCCATCCCCGCCCGCTCGGCGTGCCGGAACGACCGCAGGGTGTTCTCGGGCTCGACGCCCATCACACCCCGGTGACCAATCGTGGGGATCGTCAAGGCTCTCTCGCTTCCGTCGAGGGTGCCGCGCCCCGCTCCGGCCGGGGCCGCGTGATCGGCAGCCTAACGGGCACATGCCCTTTGTTCGATCGTTTCCGCTCGCAGGCCCCCGAATGAACGCCTCTGCGGCCCCGCAGGCCGCAAAATCCACGGCGAGAAGGGGGGTCGGGCAGGATAATTTGCGAGGCTGGCCTTGTGGTGGAGAACCGTTCACTTATACGCTGTCTTTACGCGAGGTTCTCCCGTGGAGGAAGTGACATGACGGAAATTCTTGTGCCGGGCACCGCCCAGACGACCACATCCGACGCAGCGAGGGTGGTCGATCACCCGGCGTGGCCCGAACTCAAGAGCGCCGTCGAAGAGATCAGGCCCTGGCAGTCCAAGGACGGCTCCATCGACTTCGACGCCGAGGGCGCCCCCGCCCGGGAGGCCGCCGAGACGGCACTCCAGCGTGTCGTGGCGGCCGTCGAGCGGCTCTCGCCGCTCCTGCCGCACGACGCCGCGTACCACCGGGCGCTCGTCGCCGACCTGCGCAAGTGGGCCGACGGCGCGTTCGACGTGCCGGACTTCCTCGACTCCCTGCTCGCCTTCCAGCCCGCGGCGCACCGCGCCGACGGCCTGCAGCACCTCGCGGTCTTCCCCATGTACACGCAGAACGGCAACCCCGACCGCAACCTCGAAGCCGTGGTGCTGCGCATGGTCTGGCCCGAGTGGCTGGCCGAGCTGGAGCGCACCCGCTACGACAACCCGCTGTTCTGCGGGATCACCTTCGAGGGCTTCACGGCCGGCTACGACACGAACTCCGCGGTGTTCTTCCCGGAGACGATCGCCGTGCGCGAGGTCCCCGACCGCTTCAGCTGGGGCGGCATCTTCTGCGACCGTGAGGCCGCCCGCTT
Encoded proteins:
- a CDS encoding GNAT family N-acetyltransferase, coding for MDPQTGPLTYRDATPADVDALVDLVQSAYRGDASRGGWTTEADILEGQRTDPRGVLDVIEAPDSRLIVAERDGGIVACCQLEDRGEAAAYFGMFAVRPGLQGAGVGRRVITDVERIARDELGAREMQMTVISVREELIAWYERRGYRRTGVMTPFPYGDERFGKPTRDDLRFELLVKGLTDAAPLSDAATEGRPSPADAFPANR
- a CDS encoding glycerophosphodiester phosphodiesterase, producing MGVEPENTLRSFRHAERAGMDAIELDLHLSKDGALVVMHDTAVDRTTDGSGPIAELTLAELKELDAGGGERVPVFEEVLDAVASPIQAEIKDAAAARALAAVMHERSLVERVEVSSFHDEAVAEIARLVPGVRTVLIASRWGGDIVDRAKAAGVATLALNIRRLTLEVVERAHAEGLRVLGWVVNTEDHLRLARAFRLDGVTTDRPEIREATRTGA